One genomic segment of Sminthopsis crassicaudata isolate SCR6 chromosome 2, ASM4859323v1, whole genome shotgun sequence includes these proteins:
- the HDHD3 gene encoding haloacid dehalogenase-like hydrolase domain-containing protein 3, whose translation MAPRLRLLTWDVKDTLLRLRHPVGEEYAAQARAHGLQVEAAALGSAFHQAYKAQNQKFPNYGLSKGFTSRQWWLDVVLQTFHLAGVHNSSVLNPIANKLYQNFSNAETWQMLEGAESTLQQCRDRGLQLGVISNFDRRLEDILAHCGLRKHFDFILTSESAGRAKPDPQIFYQALRLADVDPTQAAHIGDHYLNDYQAPREVGMHSFLLVGTKSQDPFPRNVPKEHILPSLPHVLVALNHLEGSAPNH comes from the coding sequence ATGGCCCCCAGGTTGCGGCTGCTGACCTGGGATGTGAAGGACACTTTGCTTCGACTCCGCCATCCAGTGGGGGAAGAATACGCAGCCCAGGCTCGTGCTCATGGGCTGCAGGTGGAGGCAGCAGCCCTTGGATCAGCTTTCCATCAGGCCTACAAGGCCCAGAATCAGAAGTTCCCCAACTATGGGCTAAGCAAAGGCTTCACCTCGAGACAATGGTGGCTGGATGTGGTCTTGCAGACGTTCCACCTGGCGGGAGTACACAACTCCAGCGTCCTCAATCCCATCGCCAACAAACTCTACCAGAACTTCAGCAATGCCGAAACCTGGCAGATGCTGGAAGGGGCGGAATCCACGCTGCAGCAGTGCCGAGACCGGGGCCTGCAACTAGGCGTCATTTCCAACTTCGACCGCAGGTTGGAGGACATCCTGGCTCACTGTGGTCTCCGGAAGCACTTTGATTTTATTCTGACATCTGAGTCAGCTGGCAGGGCCAAACCTGACCCACAGATCTTTTATCAGGCCCTACGGCTTGCTGATGTAGACCCTACCCAGGCTGCCCACATCGGAGACCATTACCTGAACGATTACCAGGCCCCCAGGGAGGTGGGCATGCACAGCTTCCTGCTGGTGGGCACCAAGTCCCAGGACCCCTTTCCGAGAAATGTCCCTAAGGAGCACATCCTGCCTTCCCTTCCCCACGTTCTGGTTGCCCTCAACCACCTGGAGGGCTCAGCTCCGAATCACTGA